The Dethiosulfovibrio peptidovorans DSM 11002 genome has a window encoding:
- a CDS encoding amidohydrolase gives MTTAKKEILSRMIERRRDFHRYPETGWAEFRTTAAIATIMESLGWEIQFGGDFVDPETVMGRTIDPEAEMKRAISQGADPSMVKRTGGYTGLSAELDTGRPGPITALRFDIDCVDTDESHASDHLPVQEGFRSQNPGWMHACGHDGHTALGLALAETLTAERGNLSGKIRLLFQPAEEGVRGGYAMTQSGLLDDVDRFVALHLGLGQPTGTIFGGVRGFLCTTKFDVDYTGSGAHAGGEPEKGKNALLAAATAALNLHAIAPHSGGVTRLNVGVLNAGEGRNVVPPKAHMKIETRGETNEIASYVYDRAMQVLSGAASMYDVGISVAKRGESIVAESDPELADLVVQAAKSVPDVSSAERFRRMAGSDDACWMMQRVQSKGGLATYIGLGATTAAGHHNDRFDFDEKALPIGLDLLEKLTLKLNKI, from the coding sequence ATGACAACGGCTAAAAAAGAGATCCTCTCCCGTATGATCGAAAGGCGCAGAGACTTCCATCGCTATCCGGAGACGGGATGGGCCGAGTTCAGGACGACCGCCGCCATCGCCACTATTATGGAATCCCTCGGATGGGAAATCCAATTCGGAGGAGACTTCGTAGACCCCGAAACGGTCATGGGAAGAACCATAGACCCCGAGGCCGAGATGAAACGAGCGATATCTCAGGGGGCGGACCCGTCCATGGTGAAGAGGACCGGAGGCTACACCGGCCTGAGCGCAGAACTGGATACAGGGCGCCCTGGCCCCATCACCGCCCTGAGATTCGACATAGACTGCGTCGACACCGACGAATCCCACGCATCGGATCATCTCCCGGTCCAGGAGGGCTTCCGATCCCAAAACCCCGGATGGATGCACGCCTGCGGTCACGACGGACACACAGCCCTCGGACTGGCCTTGGCCGAAACCCTGACCGCCGAGAGAGGAAATCTTTCGGGCAAGATACGGCTGCTCTTCCAGCCAGCAGAGGAAGGAGTCCGAGGAGGGTACGCCATGACCCAATCGGGACTTCTTGACGACGTGGACCGATTCGTGGCCCTCCATCTGGGACTGGGCCAGCCGACGGGAACGATCTTCGGAGGGGTAAGAGGGTTCCTCTGCACCACCAAATTCGACGTGGACTACACCGGCTCCGGGGCCCATGCCGGAGGAGAGCCCGAGAAGGGGAAAAACGCACTCCTCGCGGCAGCGACAGCGGCTCTGAACCTCCACGCCATAGCCCCCCACTCTGGAGGGGTAACCAGGCTCAACGTGGGGGTCCTCAACGCCGGAGAGGGAAGAAACGTAGTTCCTCCCAAAGCCCACATGAAGATAGAGACCAGAGGAGAGACCAACGAAATAGCAAGCTACGTCTACGACAGAGCGATGCAAGTCCTCTCCGGAGCAGCTTCAATGTACGACGTAGGTATTTCCGTGGCAAAACGGGGAGAATCCATAGTAGCTGAAAGCGACCCGGAACTGGCCGATCTGGTGGTCCAAGCGGCTAAAAGCGTCCCCGACGTCTCCTCAGCCGAGAGATTCCGCAGAATGGCCGGAAGCGACGACGCCTGCTGGATGATGCAGCGAGTGCAGAGCAAGGGTGGTCTGGCCACGTATATAGGACTGGGAGCCACCACCGCCGCAGGACATCATAACGATCGATTCGATTTCGACGAAAAGGCTCTGCCCATAGGTCTGGACCTCCTGGAAAAACTCACTCTTAAACTAAACAAAATTTAA
- a CDS encoding DUF4198 domain-containing protein yields MFCFDKKKVYSVFMVAAICVATTATGAQAHDFWVNAHDPEGSTIKADIAYGHDFPNPETIPDGRTHLFNPLYLVTPEGNVDMVQSGENFSYTVEKKLDKGSYIVAGTYKPTYWSKGPDGTWTQTNRKQRPDAVHAEEAIMYAKTILNANGSQDESLITKPLGHRLEIVPLKNPAKVHAGETFPVQVLLDGNPLKLAKLEATFDGFSSNKEHKAFVGRCDLKGRIDIVTLKDGYWFSEVTHIIENEDKSICDEVILVATLTFEVEK; encoded by the coding sequence ATGTTCTGCTTCGACAAGAAAAAGGTCTACTCCGTTTTTATGGTAGCTGCCATCTGCGTCGCCACGACGGCGACCGGTGCTCAGGCTCACGATTTCTGGGTAAACGCCCATGACCCCGAGGGAAGCACGATCAAAGCGGATATCGCCTACGGCCACGACTTCCCTAATCCCGAGACTATCCCGGACGGGAGAACTCATCTGTTCAACCCTCTCTATCTCGTAACCCCTGAAGGTAACGTGGACATGGTTCAATCCGGAGAGAACTTCTCCTATACGGTGGAGAAAAAGCTGGACAAAGGCAGCTATATCGTGGCTGGAACCTATAAGCCCACTTACTGGTCGAAAGGCCCCGACGGAACCTGGACACAGACCAACAGAAAACAACGTCCCGACGCGGTTCACGCCGAAGAAGCCATAATGTACGCAAAAACCATCCTCAACGCAAACGGATCTCAGGACGAGAGCCTTATAACCAAGCCCCTCGGGCACAGGCTCGAGATCGTTCCTCTTAAGAATCCGGCGAAGGTCCATGCCGGAGAGACCTTCCCCGTTCAGGTTCTTCTCGACGGCAACCCCCTCAAACTGGCCAAGCTGGAGGCGACATTCGACGGTTTCTCCAGCAACAAGGAGCACAAGGCCTTCGTAGGACGCTGCGATCTCAAGGGAAGAATCGACATCGTGACCCTAAAAGACGGTTACTGGTTCAGCGAGGTCACCCACATCATAGAAAACGAGGACAAATCGATCTGTGACGAGGTAATCCTGGTAGCCACCCTGACCTTCGAGGTAGAGAAATAA
- a CDS encoding P1 family peptidase → MDREIRINEIDGFAIGHDQDIQGATGLTVIICPEGASAGVDVRGGAPGTRETDLLNPTNLVDRVHAVMLAGGSAFGLDGASGIMRYLEEKGIGFDVGVTKVPIVCGAVLFDLTVGDWRARPDGEMGYRACLNASNRSCPRGNVGAGTGATVGKILGMERAVKGGLGTCAVQTGDVKIGAIVAVNCLGDVIDPSDGTVVAACRTDSGPGNTEDILSHSLGDKKNLFACNTTIGAILTNAELTKAQATKVASMAQNGFARTMRPAHTLFDGDTIFTMGTGEVQSDISSLGAIAARVMERAVIDGVRSARDLCGVPSATGEHL, encoded by the coding sequence ATGGACCGGGAGATAAGGATAAACGAAATAGACGGCTTCGCCATAGGGCATGATCAGGACATCCAGGGAGCCACTGGACTCACCGTGATCATCTGTCCCGAAGGCGCCTCTGCAGGAGTCGACGTCAGGGGCGGAGCCCCGGGAACCAGGGAGACCGACCTGCTGAACCCCACCAACCTGGTAGACAGGGTACACGCCGTGATGCTGGCGGGTGGAAGCGCGTTCGGACTGGACGGAGCCTCGGGCATCATGAGATACCTTGAGGAAAAGGGCATCGGTTTCGACGTAGGGGTTACCAAAGTTCCCATAGTCTGCGGAGCGGTACTGTTCGACCTGACAGTGGGAGATTGGAGAGCTCGCCCCGACGGAGAGATGGGATACAGAGCCTGTCTTAACGCCTCAAACCGAAGCTGCCCGAGAGGAAACGTAGGTGCCGGAACGGGAGCCACAGTAGGAAAGATACTCGGCATGGAAAGAGCCGTTAAAGGCGGTCTGGGAACCTGTGCCGTCCAGACAGGAGACGTGAAGATAGGCGCCATCGTCGCGGTAAACTGTCTCGGAGACGTGATCGATCCATCTGACGGAACAGTCGTGGCCGCTTGCAGGACCGACTCGGGACCAGGTAACACAGAGGATATTTTAAGCCACTCCTTGGGAGACAAGAAAAACCTTTTCGCCTGCAACACCACCATAGGTGCTATACTGACGAACGCCGAGCTGACAAAAGCCCAGGCGACAAAGGTAGCGTCCATGGCCCAGAACGGATTCGCCAGAACCATGAGACCTGCCCACACCCTTTTCGACGGAGACACCATATTCACAATGGGAACCGGCGAGGTTCAGTCGGACATCAGCTCCCTGGGAGCGATCGCAGCCAGGGTTATGGAGAGAGCCGTGATCGACGGAGTCAGATCGGCCCGAGATCTTTGCGGAGTACCTTCAGCAACCGGAGAGCATCTCTAA
- a CDS encoding putative motility protein: MDMGMVQSVSGMKQAETAVKVGFAVQKKAMDLAETQGQMLQEMMASMGLGGNLDIQA, encoded by the coding sequence ATGGATATGGGTATGGTTCAGAGCGTGTCTGGAATGAAGCAGGCGGAAACCGCCGTCAAGGTCGGTTTTGCCGTTCAGAAAAAGGCCATGGATCTTGCCGAGACCCAGGGGCAGATGCTCCAGGAGATGATGGCCTCCATGGGACTCGGAGGTAATCTGGATATCCAGGCCTAG
- a CDS encoding dihydrolipoyl dehydrogenase family protein, with amino-acid sequence MIYDLVILGGGPGGYRAAELASREGFKTALVEKDRLGGTCLNRGCIPTKSYYSDVVGKLGSLDAMWEKKEKVVDKLRKGVSTLMNRSSVDVIEGEGRITDVSQDVKRLSVTTEKGEVVLESKRLLIAVGAMSRPLSFPGSDLEGIVGGDWAVTDRALWDPSFEDGAESVAVVGAGVIAVELACILKEMGKEVTLLKHSDQILRRSDGEIKKKVNQLVKKRKIPTVDFFRIEKVAREDGRLTVFGEAQGESMEIGCDRLILAASMVPILKGYGLEESGIAFSDKGITVDEFMETSVPGVYAVGDCTGGAMLAHLAEYQALSAVEHMAGREYRINPDAIPSCIFFDPEIASVGLTEEEAMERGLEFVVGRVFFVANGMALAMDRSDGFVKVLADRESGRMLGVHIIGPEAATLISEAALAVDRGLTVKEVAYTVHPHPTLSECFKDALFRILEEI; translated from the coding sequence ATGATTTACGACCTCGTTATCCTGGGAGGAGGGCCCGGCGGCTACAGAGCTGCCGAGCTCGCCTCCCGAGAGGGATTCAAGACCGCGCTGGTGGAGAAGGACCGACTGGGGGGAACCTGTCTCAACAGAGGCTGTATCCCGACTAAATCCTACTATTCCGACGTGGTCGGAAAGCTTGGTTCCCTGGATGCCATGTGGGAGAAAAAGGAGAAGGTTGTGGATAAACTCCGAAAGGGAGTTTCCACCCTTATGAATCGCTCCTCCGTCGATGTGATAGAGGGAGAGGGGCGTATAACGGACGTGTCTCAAGATGTCAAAAGACTTTCCGTGACCACTGAAAAAGGCGAGGTCGTCCTGGAGTCCAAGAGGCTTTTGATCGCGGTGGGGGCTATGTCTCGGCCTCTGAGTTTTCCCGGAAGCGATCTTGAAGGGATCGTCGGAGGCGACTGGGCGGTCACGGACAGAGCCCTCTGGGATCCTTCCTTCGAGGACGGGGCCGAGTCGGTCGCCGTCGTAGGTGCCGGGGTCATTGCTGTCGAGCTTGCCTGCATATTGAAGGAGATGGGCAAGGAAGTGACCTTGCTCAAACACTCGGATCAGATCCTTCGACGCAGCGACGGCGAGATAAAGAAGAAGGTCAATCAACTGGTCAAAAAAAGGAAGATACCCACCGTGGATTTCTTTCGCATCGAAAAGGTCGCTCGGGAGGACGGCAGGCTGACCGTATTCGGAGAAGCCCAGGGTGAGTCGATGGAGATCGGCTGCGACAGGCTCATATTGGCGGCCAGCATGGTCCCGATCCTGAAGGGGTACGGCTTGGAGGAGAGTGGCATAGCTTTTTCCGATAAGGGTATCACTGTAGACGAATTCATGGAAACCTCGGTACCGGGAGTCTACGCCGTAGGCGACTGTACCGGCGGAGCGATGTTGGCTCACCTGGCGGAATATCAGGCTTTATCCGCGGTGGAGCACATGGCTGGCAGGGAATACAGGATAAACCCCGACGCAATTCCATCCTGTATCTTCTTCGACCCCGAGATAGCTTCAGTAGGGCTCACCGAGGAGGAGGCCATGGAGAGAGGTCTGGAGTTCGTGGTGGGCAGGGTGTTCTTCGTCGCCAACGGTATGGCTCTGGCCATGGATCGTTCCGACGGATTCGTAAAGGTTCTGGCCGATCGAGAAAGCGGCAGGATGTTGGGTGTCCACATAATAGGCCCCGAGGCGGCCACTCTGATATCAGAGGCGGCATTAGCGGTCGACAGAGGGTTGACCGTAAAAGAGGTGGCCTATACAGTTCACCCTCATCCTACCTTGAGCGAGTGTTTCAAGGACGCTCTCTTCAGAATACTCGAGGAGATTTGA
- the gcvPB gene encoding aminomethyl-transferring glycine dehydrogenase subunit GcvPB: protein MLSQEKLIFEKSRKGRVGVSLPRCDVPGDPSTLLPESFRRSEAPSLPEVSEVDVVRHFTNLSQLNFGVDEGFYPLGSCTMKYNPKLNENAARLCGFSNIHPLQAEKTVQGALKLMYDLSTMLCEITGMAGMTLQPAAGAHGELTGVFLIKAYHRKNGDEGKRTKIIVPDSAHGTNPATASVAGYDVVEVASNDRGNVDIEALKAVVGEDTAGIMLTNPNTLGLFEKDILEIAEIVHGAGGLLYYDGANANAILGKIRPGDMGFDVLHLNLHKTFSTPHGGGGPGSGPVGVSQRLLPFLPTPVVVEKGDGYSLDFDLSDSIGKVRSFYGNFGVLVRAYAYIMSMGAEGLLLASENAVLNANYIMKKLEGEFDIPFSDVPCKHEFVISGEKQHDENGVSTLDMAKRLIDHGVHPPTIYFPLIVHEAMMVEPTETEGKETLDRFVDAMIEIAKEAKEKPEIFHDAPYTTVVSRLDETRAARKPVLRWTEDKG from the coding sequence ATGCTCAGCCAGGAAAAACTCATATTCGAGAAGAGTCGTAAGGGCCGTGTCGGAGTATCCCTTCCTCGGTGCGACGTTCCGGGAGATCCTTCTACCCTTTTGCCCGAGTCGTTTCGCCGGTCCGAGGCTCCTTCTCTTCCCGAGGTATCCGAGGTCGACGTAGTTCGCCATTTCACCAATCTCTCCCAGTTGAACTTCGGGGTGGACGAGGGATTCTATCCTTTGGGCTCATGTACGATGAAGTACAACCCGAAGCTAAACGAAAACGCGGCTAGGCTGTGCGGTTTTTCCAACATCCACCCACTTCAGGCGGAGAAGACCGTTCAGGGAGCTCTGAAGCTAATGTACGATCTGTCGACCATGTTATGCGAGATAACCGGTATGGCAGGCATGACCCTTCAGCCCGCGGCAGGAGCTCACGGAGAGCTCACAGGGGTTTTCCTGATAAAGGCCTATCATCGTAAAAACGGAGACGAGGGAAAGAGAACCAAGATAATAGTTCCCGACTCCGCCCATGGGACCAACCCCGCTACCGCTTCCGTCGCGGGATACGACGTGGTAGAGGTGGCATCCAACGATAGAGGCAACGTGGATATAGAGGCCCTCAAGGCAGTGGTGGGCGAGGATACCGCCGGCATAATGCTGACCAACCCGAACACCCTGGGCCTGTTTGAAAAGGATATCCTGGAGATCGCCGAGATCGTTCACGGTGCCGGTGGTCTGCTCTATTACGACGGAGCTAACGCCAATGCCATTTTGGGCAAGATAAGGCCGGGAGATATGGGATTCGACGTACTCCATCTAAATCTCCACAAGACCTTCAGCACCCCTCATGGAGGAGGAGGTCCCGGGTCTGGACCGGTCGGTGTCAGCCAGAGGCTTCTGCCGTTTCTGCCGACTCCAGTCGTGGTGGAGAAGGGCGACGGCTATTCCCTGGATTTCGATCTTTCGGATAGCATAGGAAAGGTCCGGTCTTTCTACGGTAATTTCGGGGTCCTGGTGCGGGCCTACGCCTACATAATGTCCATGGGAGCCGAAGGACTTTTGTTGGCCTCGGAGAACGCCGTCCTGAACGCCAACTACATAATGAAGAAGCTCGAAGGAGAGTTCGATATCCCCTTCTCGGACGTGCCCTGTAAGCACGAGTTCGTCATATCCGGCGAGAAACAGCATGATGAAAACGGCGTATCCACCCTTGATATGGCCAAGAGGCTGATAGATCACGGGGTACATCCACCGACGATATACTTTCCCCTCATCGTTCACGAGGCTATGATGGTCGAGCCCACCGAGACCGAGGGCAAAGAGACGCTGGATAGATTCGTCGACGCCATGATCGAGATAGCCAAGGAGGCCAAGGAGAAACCGGAGATCTTCCACGATGCCCCCTATACCACGGTGGTCTCCCGACTCGACGAGACTCGGGCGGCGAGGAAGCCGGTTCTCCGCTGGACCGAGGACAAAGGTTAA
- the gcvPA gene encoding aminomethyl-transferring glycine dehydrogenase subunit GcvPA yields the protein MRYIPNTNDQRSEMLRTIGAGSVDDLFSDLPASAVFEGKLDLPEPMSEMELMKHLNELAGRNVDACSQTCFLGAGVYDHFVPLVVDHIISREEFTTSYTPYQPEISQGTLQAIFEYQSMVCSLTGMEVANASMYDGASSIAEAAFMACASTKRNVVLVARSVHPHGRAVLETYASLRGITVREIGYSDGTLDMGDLKGNLSDEVAAVIVQSPNFFGSLEDLKALADEAHGVKALFVAVSDLLALSVLEAPGRLGADVVVGDGQSVGNAMNFGGPHFGFFATTQKLMRKMPGRIVGETLDRNGKKCYVLTLQAREQHIRREKASSNICSNHSLNALASAVHMSLMGLSGMKEAANQSLLKAAYGKERLIETGSFRSAFDGPFFREFVVFSDEAPKSINDRLLSEGMIGGYDLSKDYPELENAWLVAVTEKRTKDEIDRFVSVARGE from the coding sequence ATGAGATATATACCGAATACCAATGACCAACGGTCGGAGATGTTGAGGACCATCGGCGCAGGGTCGGTAGACGATCTCTTCTCCGATCTTCCCGCCTCCGCCGTATTCGAAGGAAAGCTCGATCTTCCAGAACCAATGTCGGAGATGGAGCTGATGAAACATCTCAACGAGCTGGCAGGGAGAAACGTCGATGCCTGTTCCCAAACGTGTTTTCTAGGAGCGGGGGTCTACGATCATTTCGTCCCTCTGGTGGTGGATCACATCATCTCCAGGGAGGAGTTCACCACCAGTTACACGCCCTATCAGCCCGAGATCAGCCAAGGGACCCTACAGGCCATATTCGAGTATCAGTCCATGGTTTGCTCTCTTACGGGCATGGAGGTGGCAAATGCCTCCATGTACGACGGGGCCAGTTCTATAGCAGAGGCTGCCTTCATGGCCTGCGCTTCCACCAAGAGAAACGTGGTCTTGGTCGCTCGATCGGTTCATCCCCACGGTAGAGCCGTTCTGGAGACCTATGCCAGCCTCAGAGGGATTACGGTCAGGGAGATCGGCTATTCCGACGGTACTTTAGACATGGGAGATCTCAAGGGTAACCTCTCCGACGAGGTCGCCGCCGTGATAGTCCAGTCTCCTAATTTTTTCGGCTCCCTGGAGGACCTGAAAGCCCTGGCCGACGAGGCCCACGGCGTCAAGGCCCTGTTCGTCGCTGTGTCGGACCTTCTGGCTCTGTCGGTCCTTGAGGCTCCCGGCAGGTTGGGCGCCGACGTGGTTGTAGGTGACGGTCAGAGCGTTGGAAACGCCATGAATTTCGGGGGGCCTCATTTCGGATTTTTTGCCACTACTCAGAAACTGATGCGCAAGATGCCCGGGCGAATAGTGGGGGAGACCTTGGACCGCAACGGTAAGAAGTGCTATGTCTTGACCCTTCAGGCCAGAGAACAGCATATCCGTCGGGAGAAGGCATCATCCAACATATGTTCGAACCATAGCCTGAACGCTCTAGCCTCGGCGGTGCATATGTCCCTCATGGGACTGTCCGGCATGAAAGAGGCGGCGAACCAGTCTCTTCTTAAGGCTGCCTATGGAAAGGAGAGGCTTATCGAGACCGGATCGTTCCGTTCCGCCTTCGACGGGCCCTTTTTCAGGGAGTTCGTGGTCTTTTCCGACGAGGCTCCCAAGTCGATAAACGACAGGCTCCTCTCTGAGGGGATGATCGGAGGCTACGATCTTTCCAAAGACTATCCCGAGCTGGAAAATGCCTGGCTGGTGGCAGTTACGGAAAAAAGAACCAAAGACGAGATAGACCGTTTCGTCTCAGTAGCGAGGGGGGAGTAG
- the gcvH gene encoding glycine cleavage system protein GcvH: MAEIKAGLKYTKEHEWIKVEGEKGYVGISDYAQNAMGDIVFVELPEVGQDVSAGGDLCVVESVKGANDVYSPASGKITEVNEDLEDSPEKINEDPFGSWIALVELSDLSELDGLMDEEAYRSYCEGLE, from the coding sequence ATGGCCGAGATCAAAGCAGGACTTAAGTACACCAAGGAGCACGAGTGGATAAAGGTAGAAGGAGAGAAGGGCTATGTAGGCATCTCCGATTACGCCCAAAACGCCATGGGAGATATCGTATTCGTAGAGCTTCCCGAGGTTGGCCAGGATGTGTCGGCCGGAGGAGATCTTTGTGTGGTCGAATCCGTCAAGGGAGCCAACGACGTCTACTCTCCGGCTTCCGGAAAGATAACCGAGGTCAACGAGGATCTGGAGGACTCGCCAGAGAAGATCAACGAAGACCCCTTTGGGAGCTGGATAGCCTTGGTGGAACTGAGTGACCTGTCCGAATTGGACGGTCTGATGGACGAAGAGGCCTATCGTAGTTACTGCGAAGGGCTGGAGTAG